Proteins from one Mycobacterium adipatum genomic window:
- a CDS encoding NAD(P)H-quinone oxidoreductase codes for MRAIIAVSTERMTWQEVPDVAAHAGEVVIKVAAAGVNRADLLQAGGSYPPPPGASDILGLEVSGTIAEIGPGVTGWSVGQSVCALLAGGGYAEYVAVPAAQLLPVPAGVDLVAAAALPEVACTVWSNLMMTARLRPGGLLLIHGGASGIGTHAIQLARALGTRVAVTAGSAAKLATCSELGAEILINYRAEDFAERIREAGGADVIFDIIGAKYLDRNIEALADGGRLVIIGMQGGIKAELNIATLLGKRAGVIATALRSRPVDGPDGKGAIVEQVTTNVWPLVAAGTVLPIVGAELPVQEAAEAHRLLKAGEVTGKVLLRVG; via the coding sequence ATGCGAGCCATCATTGCGGTTTCAACCGAACGTATGACATGGCAAGAAGTTCCTGACGTCGCAGCTCACGCGGGTGAAGTCGTGATCAAGGTGGCCGCGGCGGGAGTCAATCGCGCGGATCTGCTACAGGCCGGAGGTAGCTACCCGCCGCCGCCCGGGGCCAGCGACATCCTCGGGCTGGAGGTCTCCGGGACCATCGCCGAGATCGGCCCCGGCGTCACCGGCTGGTCGGTCGGTCAATCGGTGTGCGCTTTGCTGGCCGGCGGCGGCTACGCCGAGTACGTTGCGGTGCCCGCGGCGCAGTTGCTGCCGGTGCCCGCCGGCGTCGACCTGGTGGCGGCGGCGGCGCTGCCCGAAGTGGCGTGCACGGTGTGGTCCAACCTGATGATGACCGCGCGGCTGCGGCCGGGCGGGCTGCTGCTGATCCACGGCGGTGCCAGCGGAATCGGCACCCACGCCATCCAGCTGGCCCGCGCGCTCGGCACCCGGGTCGCGGTGACCGCGGGGTCGGCCGCGAAGCTGGCGACGTGCTCCGAACTGGGTGCGGAGATCCTGATCAACTATCGCGCAGAGGACTTCGCCGAGCGGATCCGCGAGGCCGGCGGCGCCGACGTCATCTTCGACATCATCGGGGCCAAGTACCTCGACCGGAACATCGAGGCACTGGCCGACGGCGGGCGCCTGGTGATCATCGGGATGCAGGGCGGCATCAAGGCCGAACTCAACATTGCCACGTTGCTCGGCAAACGCGCCGGGGTCATCGCCACGGCGCTGCGGTCACGACCGGTCGACGGTCCGGACGGCAAGGGCGCGATCGTCGAGCAGGTCACCACCAATGTGTGGCCACTCGTCGCGGCGGGCACGGTGCTACCCATCGTCGGGGCGGAACTGCCCGTCCAAGAGGCCGCCGAAGCGCACCGGCTGCTGAAGGCCGGCGAGGTCACCGGCAAGGTGCTGCTGCGGGTCGGCTGA
- a CDS encoding MarR family winged helix-turn-helix transcriptional regulator, whose translation MEAIIGGRTASTMPGLDIAEQKSWQNFLDSALRIYATLNRSLADAHGLALNDVRLLDILDSSDSGSARMGDLAEGLMSLPSRVTRQIHRLEKLNLVTRVASPDDRRGVLATITDDGRAVLAEAMQTYSAGVRNHYLGRLSRSQITATGENCRRISAGLQADGRPAKLGRV comes from the coding sequence ATGGAAGCGATTATTGGGGGGCGTACGGCAAGCACCATGCCGGGGCTGGATATCGCTGAGCAGAAATCTTGGCAAAACTTTCTGGACTCGGCGTTGCGCATTTATGCCACATTGAACAGGTCGCTGGCCGACGCCCACGGGCTGGCGCTGAACGACGTCCGATTGCTAGACATCCTGGACAGTTCCGACAGTGGGTCGGCGCGGATGGGCGACCTCGCCGAAGGCCTGATGTCCTTGCCCAGCCGGGTGACCCGTCAGATCCATCGGCTGGAGAAGCTGAATCTGGTGACCCGGGTCGCCAGCCCGGATGACCGCCGCGGCGTGCTGGCCACGATCACCGATGACGGTCGCGCCGTGCTGGCCGAGGCGATGCAGACCTACAGCGCCGGTGTGCGTAACCACTACCTGGGCCGGCTGTCCCGATCGCAGATCACCGCGACGGGGGAGAACTGCCGCCGGATCAGTGCCGGATTGCAGGCCGACGGGCGGCCCGCGAAACTCGGCCGGGTGTAG
- a CDS encoding MerR family transcriptional regulator, which yields MEGAVVAPKNTPGTTSGDRFDDEDYPAYSMGSAAQMLGTTPGFLRSLDEAKLLTPQRSEGGHRRYSRYQLRIAARARELVDQGTTLDAACRIIILEDQLAEAQAINAELHSRLTDADAPTGEGT from the coding sequence CTGGAAGGCGCTGTGGTAGCCCCGAAGAACACCCCCGGCACGACCTCCGGCGACAGGTTCGATGACGAGGACTACCCCGCTTACAGCATGGGTAGCGCCGCGCAGATGCTGGGAACCACGCCGGGGTTCCTGCGCAGCCTCGACGAGGCAAAGTTACTGACCCCGCAGCGATCCGAAGGCGGACACCGCAGGTACTCCCGCTATCAACTCCGCATCGCCGCGCGGGCCCGTGAGCTGGTCGACCAGGGCACTACCCTGGACGCAGCGTGCCGAATCATCATTCTCGAAGACCAACTCGCCGAAGCTCAGGCGATCAACGCCGAACTCCACAGTCGGTTGACAGACGCCGATGCCCCCACCGGCGAGGGCACCTGA
- a CDS encoding linear amide C-N hydrolase: MCTRVIWPEAGGAVLVGRNMDFHKDLMTNLWKQPRGITRDDGVTGKLRWTSKYGSVIATAFDIISVDGLNEAGLAGHVLWLAESTYGTPDANRTQLSQAVWLQYFLDNFVTVADAVAWIAETDVQVVQMDDPTGGGPPAIHLALDDASGDSAIIEYVDGTAKVYHDRSYRVMTNSPTFDQQLELVKTFTGLGGSQPLPGSTLAADRFARASYYVSRLPEPASQVEAIASMFSVIRNAAQPFRIPDPGKPDASQTIWQVVLDLTNKRYVYESTTRPNIVWVDLADLDFAEGSPQLKLDLLSQLAVHGGIAGNVSGQFEDKGPMTFLSLELLQQLKAQAPE; this comes from the coding sequence ATGTGCACCCGTGTGATCTGGCCGGAGGCCGGCGGCGCTGTTCTGGTGGGCCGCAACATGGATTTCCACAAGGATCTGATGACCAACCTGTGGAAACAGCCCCGCGGTATCACCAGAGACGACGGCGTCACCGGCAAGCTGCGCTGGACGTCGAAGTACGGCAGCGTGATCGCCACCGCCTTCGACATCATCTCCGTCGACGGCCTCAACGAAGCCGGGCTGGCCGGGCATGTGTTGTGGCTCGCCGAATCCACCTACGGCACCCCGGACGCCAACCGGACCCAATTGAGTCAGGCCGTCTGGCTGCAGTACTTCCTGGACAACTTCGTCACGGTGGCCGATGCCGTGGCGTGGATCGCCGAGACCGATGTGCAGGTCGTGCAGATGGACGATCCCACCGGGGGTGGCCCACCGGCCATCCACCTGGCACTCGACGATGCGTCCGGGGACTCGGCGATCATCGAGTACGTCGACGGCACGGCGAAGGTGTACCACGACCGGTCCTACCGGGTCATGACCAACTCCCCGACCTTCGACCAACAGCTGGAACTGGTGAAAACGTTCACCGGGCTCGGCGGCTCGCAACCGCTGCCCGGTTCGACGCTGGCCGCCGACCGGTTCGCTCGGGCCAGCTACTACGTTTCCCGACTACCCGAGCCCGCAAGCCAGGTCGAGGCCATCGCATCGATGTTCTCGGTGATCCGCAATGCGGCACAGCCGTTCCGCATCCCCGACCCCGGGAAACCCGATGCCTCCCAGACGATCTGGCAGGTGGTGCTGGATCTGACGAACAAGCGCTACGTCTATGAGTCCACCACCAGGCCCAACATCGTGTGGGTGGATCTGGCCGATCTTGACTTCGCCGAGGGCAGCCCACAGCTCAAGTTGGACCTATTGAGTCAGCTTGCCGTGCACGGCGGGATCGCGGGCAACGTGTCGGGCCAGTTCGAGGACAAGGGGCCGATGACATTCCTGTCGCTGGAGTTGTTGCAGCAACTGAAAGCGCAAGCACCCGAATAG
- a CDS encoding crotonase/enoyl-CoA hydratase family protein codes for MAYESVTVEIADHIARVTLIGPGKGNAMGPAFWAELPEVFGTLDADPEVRAIVLTGSGKNFSYGLDLAAMGATLPGLDAGAKGRLDFHQKLTKMQGAINAVADCRTPTIASVHGWCIGGGVDLISAVDIRYASADAKFSVREVKLAIVADVGSLARLPLILSDGHLRELVLTGKDIDAARAEKIGLVNDVHADADAALAAAYATAAEIAANPPLTVHGVKDVLDQQRIGRVSESLRYVAAWNSAFLPSKDLGEAVTAMFQKRPPQFTGE; via the coding sequence ATGGCATATGAATCCGTGACGGTGGAGATCGCCGACCATATCGCCCGGGTGACCCTGATCGGCCCCGGCAAGGGTAACGCGATGGGCCCCGCGTTCTGGGCCGAGCTGCCCGAGGTGTTCGGCACGCTGGACGCCGACCCCGAGGTGCGCGCCATCGTGCTGACCGGCTCGGGTAAGAACTTCAGCTACGGCCTGGACCTGGCCGCCATGGGCGCCACGCTGCCGGGCCTGGACGCCGGCGCCAAGGGCCGCCTCGACTTCCACCAGAAGCTGACCAAGATGCAGGGCGCCATCAACGCGGTCGCCGACTGCCGCACCCCCACCATCGCCTCCGTACACGGCTGGTGCATTGGCGGCGGGGTGGATCTGATCAGTGCCGTGGACATCCGCTACGCCAGCGCCGACGCCAAGTTCTCGGTGCGCGAGGTGAAGCTGGCCATCGTCGCCGACGTCGGCTCGCTGGCTCGGCTGCCGCTGATCCTGTCCGACGGACATCTGCGTGAACTGGTGCTGACCGGTAAGGATATCGACGCCGCGCGCGCCGAGAAGATCGGTCTGGTCAACGATGTCCATGCCGATGCCGATGCGGCCCTGGCCGCCGCGTACGCCACCGCCGCCGAGATTGCGGCCAACCCGCCGTTGACCGTGCACGGGGTCAAGGATGTGCTGGATCAGCAGCGCATCGGCCGTGTGTCGGAGAGCCTGCGCTATGTGGCGGCATGGAACTCGGCGTTCCTGCCGTCGAAGGATCTCGGCGAGGCGGTCACCGCGATGTTCCAGAAACGCCCGCCGCAGTTCACCGGGGAGTAA
- the hisC gene encoding histidinol-phosphate transaminase — protein sequence MTARLRPELADLPAYTPGRTVPGAIKIASNETVHAPLPSVLAAITASAQTINRYPDNGYRDLREHLAKHVDFAPENISVGSGSVSLCQQLIQITSTVGDEVMFGWRSFEIYPLQVRTAGATPVAVPLKDQTHDLDAMLAAVTDRTRLIFVCNPNNPTSTVVEPAALEAFVAAVPSDVLVVIDEAYVEYIRDGLLPDSLGLVRRHPNVVVLRTFSKAYGLAGLRIGYAVADPDIVTALGKVYVPFTATTISQAAAIASIDAADELLARTDAVVAERVRVSAALRAMGYELPSSQANFVWLVLPGRTDEFTNAAADDRLLVRPYGQDGVRVTVAAPHENDAFLSFAEKWIREES from the coding sequence GTGACCGCCCGTCTGCGACCCGAACTGGCCGACCTACCGGCCTACACGCCGGGCCGCACCGTGCCCGGCGCCATCAAGATCGCCAGCAATGAGACCGTGCACGCGCCGCTGCCCAGCGTGCTGGCCGCCATCACCGCATCCGCCCAGACCATCAACCGGTACCCCGACAACGGCTACCGCGATCTGCGTGAGCACCTGGCCAAGCATGTGGACTTCGCGCCGGAGAACATCTCGGTGGGCTCGGGCTCGGTGAGTCTGTGCCAGCAGCTCATCCAGATCACCTCCACGGTGGGCGACGAGGTGATGTTCGGCTGGCGCAGTTTCGAGATCTACCCCCTGCAGGTGCGCACCGCCGGGGCGACCCCGGTGGCGGTGCCGCTCAAGGATCAGACCCATGATCTGGACGCCATGCTGGCCGCCGTCACCGATCGCACCCGGCTGATCTTCGTCTGCAACCCCAACAACCCCACCTCGACCGTCGTCGAACCGGCCGCCCTGGAGGCGTTCGTCGCCGCGGTCCCCTCCGACGTCCTGGTCGTCATCGACGAGGCCTACGTCGAGTACATCCGGGACGGTCTGCTGCCCGACAGCCTGGGCCTGGTCCGTCGGCACCCCAATGTCGTTGTACTGCGCACCTTCTCGAAGGCCTACGGGTTGGCGGGGCTGCGCATCGGTTACGCGGTGGCCGATCCGGACATCGTCACCGCGCTGGGCAAGGTGTACGTCCCGTTCACCGCGACGACCATTTCGCAGGCCGCCGCGATCGCGTCCATCGACGCCGCCGACGAACTGCTGGCCCGCACCGATGCCGTCGTCGCCGAACGCGTCCGGGTGAGTGCGGCATTGCGTGCCATGGGCTACGAACTGCCCTCCTCGCAGGCCAACTTCGTCTGGCTGGTGCTCCCGGGGCGCACCGACGAGTTCACCAACGCCGCCGCCGACGACCGGCTGTTGGTGCGGCCGTACGGGCAGGACGGGGTGCGGGTCACCGTCGCCGCCCCGCACGAGAACGACGCCTTTCTCAGCTTCGCCGAAAAGTGGATCCGGGAGGAGTCGTGA
- a CDS encoding multicopper oxidase family protein: MTRKARAGTALSRRGFLAAGLLGGAAVVACGRSTPAPNGGTPADAIAAAEAARPHTGKTVSARLAPGPAVLDLGAITAPTQAYNDQLPGPLIRANVGDEIAVTVDNALDRPTSVHWHGLALRNDMDGAAPATPEIAPGGSFTYRFTSPVPGTYWAHPHTGLDTDVGLYVPVIIDDPAEPGRYDAEWIVMLDDWTSGVGSSPEQIYAGLRSPGMSGRGHMGHMPGMGGESASDLLGGDGGDVSYPYYLVNGRVPAAATTFTAKPGQRIRLRIINAAADTAFRVALAGHRMTVIGTDGFPVVPTDVDALLLGMGERYDVIVTAGDGVFPLVASAEGKNAVARALLSTAAGSSPPPDYRPAELNRRVGTVDTFAATTEVQLPSTSDLALHARLSGAMMRYDWAINGRPYDQHVPLTIQRGQRATLTFANASMMFHPMHLHGHTFQVIKADGSAGPRKDTVIVRPMQTVTVRFVADNWGVWMLHCHNGYHMDAGMMTTLEYTG, encoded by the coding sequence ATGACCAGAAAGGCACGTGCCGGCACGGCGCTGAGCCGGCGCGGCTTCCTCGCCGCCGGCCTGCTCGGGGGCGCCGCCGTGGTCGCCTGCGGCCGTTCCACCCCCGCCCCGAACGGCGGCACCCCCGCCGACGCGATCGCCGCGGCCGAAGCCGCCCGACCGCACACCGGGAAGACGGTCAGCGCGCGGCTCGCCCCCGGACCGGCGGTCCTCGATCTGGGCGCGATCACGGCGCCCACCCAGGCCTACAACGACCAGCTTCCCGGGCCGCTGATCCGAGCCAACGTCGGCGACGAGATCGCCGTCACCGTGGACAACGCCCTGGACCGCCCGACGTCGGTGCACTGGCACGGACTCGCGCTGCGCAACGACATGGACGGCGCCGCGCCGGCCACCCCCGAGATCGCCCCCGGGGGGAGCTTCACCTATCGATTCACCTCGCCCGTGCCGGGCACCTACTGGGCCCATCCGCACACCGGCCTGGACACCGACGTCGGGCTGTACGTGCCGGTCATCATCGACGACCCCGCCGAGCCGGGCCGCTACGACGCCGAGTGGATCGTCATGCTCGACGACTGGACCTCCGGAGTCGGCAGCAGCCCCGAACAGATCTACGCGGGGCTGCGGTCCCCGGGCATGTCGGGCAGGGGCCACATGGGGCATATGCCGGGAATGGGCGGCGAGTCCGCCAGCGACCTGCTCGGAGGTGACGGCGGCGACGTCAGCTACCCGTACTACCTCGTCAACGGACGAGTCCCGGCCGCGGCGACGACGTTCACCGCCAAGCCGGGCCAGCGCATCCGCCTGCGCATCATCAATGCCGCCGCCGACACCGCGTTCCGGGTCGCGCTGGCCGGGCACCGGATGACGGTCATCGGGACCGACGGCTTCCCGGTGGTGCCCACCGATGTCGACGCCCTGCTACTCGGCATGGGGGAGCGCTACGACGTCATCGTGACCGCCGGGGACGGCGTGTTCCCCTTGGTCGCGTCGGCGGAGGGCAAGAACGCGGTTGCCCGCGCTCTGCTGTCCACCGCGGCGGGTAGCTCCCCGCCCCCCGACTACCGGCCGGCGGAACTGAACCGCCGGGTGGGCACGGTCGATACCTTCGCGGCCACAACGGAAGTCCAGCTGCCCTCGACCAGCGACCTCGCCCTGCACGCCCGGTTGTCGGGCGCCATGATGCGCTACGACTGGGCGATCAACGGCCGGCCCTATGACCAGCACGTCCCGTTGACGATCCAGCGGGGCCAGCGCGCCACCCTCACCTTCGCCAACGCCAGCATGATGTTCCATCCCATGCACCTGCACGGCCATACCTTCCAGGTGATCAAGGCCGACGGCAGTGCCGGCCCCCGCAAGGACACCGTGATCGTCAGGCCCATGCAGACCGTCACCGTCAGATTCGTCGCCGACAACTGGGGCGTATGGATGCTGCACTGCCACAACGGATACCACATGGACGCCGGGATGATGACCACCCTGGAATACACCGGCTGA
- a CDS encoding nuclear transport factor 2 family protein: MTPQVIQRWIDYIGDHDPTQLDELLAEDAVFYSPAVFTPQQGKATTAKYLNAAAKLFGGTDFHYVEQWYGEHSAILEFQATLDGVVVDGIDMIHWDADGRIVSFKVMIRPFKGLQAVIPRMAELLSAP, from the coding sequence ATGACCCCGCAGGTGATCCAGCGCTGGATCGACTACATCGGTGACCACGACCCGACCCAACTCGACGAGCTGCTCGCCGAGGACGCGGTCTTCTACTCCCCGGCGGTCTTCACCCCGCAGCAGGGCAAGGCCACCACGGCCAAGTACCTGAATGCGGCCGCAAAACTCTTCGGTGGCACCGACTTCCACTACGTCGAACAGTGGTACGGCGAGCACTCGGCGATCCTGGAATTCCAGGCCACACTCGACGGTGTCGTCGTCGACGGAATCGACATGATCCACTGGGATGCCGACGGCAGGATCGTCTCGTTTAAGGTGATGATCCGGCCGTTCAAGGGGCTGCAGGCGGTCATACCGCGGATGGCGGAGCTGCTCTCCGCTCCTTGA
- a CDS encoding putative bifunctional diguanylate cyclase/phosphodiesterase: MPMIRWNPGYAAGAAVYLAFVCWLLVGWGGAQVTAIVSSVGLVAFSALTCACAAMAARAGRGAIAIGWTAIAFGFLGWVVGGSIRAYHEVVVGAVPPFPSVADIGFLALPVAVGVVWMLRAAKGRLSVVRQLLDGTVIAAALFLLVWVAVLQRLFTDHRFGTVHAALGAVYPIAALTMVTMSVLVLTTVPAGRRYILGVFTTGIIAIAMGDIAALYMQLDGDYPTGGFPMISKVTGLLMIAAAATMSATVRRGRSAAGSRTMPTTLMWLPYAPMPFAVVAAVAHLWPDADIRPVVLGAAVLVIATLIRQLTVLVENRRLLEQVAKHAFRDPLTGLANRLLFTDRLDHAIALQHRDGRPVAVLSLDLDDFKLVNDNLGHHSGDALLREIADRLVPSVPPGHTVARLGGDEFAIIIEAGPETPEDIAGRVMCAFDEPFHLDGEDVYMHPSIGLAEAPGLDEPPISTEELLKRADVAMYVAKRSGVGGVQVFVPGMQIGEVGTTPAWGDSGQIRLPPVSEIRLLGELRRVVDGGDLRLAYQPQISLATGDIVGVEALVRWPHPDLGVLTPHQFLPLLRRNGLMGAVTDLVLEQAARDAAAWYRPGIREVPVAINLFAPSFNDATLPERIGAVLAGHGLPPAAVTIEITEHYLLANVRQARHVIEQLRDAGFRVSIDDFGSGYATMSYLRDLPIDELKLDRNFVAPMLLNPRAAAIVHSVIKLTHTLGITSVAEGVEDAATAELLRGYGCTAAQGSYFAEPSFTTALQDKLDVTAPDIKERRAAPPSAV; encoded by the coding sequence ATGCCCATGATCAGATGGAACCCAGGCTACGCCGCCGGCGCGGCGGTTTACCTGGCGTTCGTTTGCTGGTTGCTTGTCGGCTGGGGCGGTGCGCAGGTGACGGCCATCGTCAGCTCGGTCGGCCTCGTTGCGTTCAGCGCACTCACCTGCGCGTGTGCGGCGATGGCCGCGCGCGCCGGCCGGGGCGCCATCGCGATCGGATGGACCGCCATCGCGTTCGGCTTCCTCGGCTGGGTGGTCGGCGGGTCGATACGGGCGTACCACGAGGTGGTCGTCGGTGCCGTGCCACCGTTCCCGTCGGTCGCCGATATCGGCTTCCTCGCGCTGCCCGTCGCCGTCGGCGTGGTCTGGATGTTGCGTGCCGCGAAAGGCCGACTGTCGGTCGTCCGGCAGCTGCTCGATGGCACGGTGATCGCCGCCGCGCTGTTCCTGCTGGTCTGGGTGGCCGTATTACAGCGCCTGTTCACCGACCACCGTTTCGGTACCGTGCACGCCGCGCTTGGCGCGGTCTACCCGATCGCCGCGCTGACCATGGTCACCATGTCGGTGTTGGTGCTGACCACCGTGCCGGCGGGCCGGCGCTACATTCTCGGTGTCTTCACCACGGGCATCATCGCCATCGCCATGGGTGATATCGCGGCGCTGTACATGCAGCTGGACGGCGACTACCCAACCGGCGGCTTCCCGATGATCAGCAAGGTCACCGGGTTGCTGATGATCGCCGCGGCGGCGACCATGTCGGCCACCGTGAGACGCGGCCGGTCCGCCGCGGGCAGCCGGACGATGCCGACAACCCTCATGTGGCTGCCGTACGCGCCGATGCCGTTCGCGGTCGTCGCCGCCGTGGCCCACCTGTGGCCCGACGCCGATATCCGCCCGGTGGTGTTGGGTGCGGCGGTCCTGGTGATCGCCACGTTGATCCGCCAACTCACCGTTCTCGTCGAGAACCGGCGGCTGCTCGAGCAGGTCGCCAAGCATGCGTTCCGTGATCCGCTCACCGGGCTCGCGAACCGGCTGCTGTTCACCGATCGCCTCGACCACGCGATCGCGCTGCAGCACCGCGACGGACGTCCGGTGGCGGTGCTGTCGCTGGACCTCGACGACTTCAAACTCGTCAACGACAACCTCGGCCACCACAGTGGGGACGCGCTGCTGCGCGAGATCGCCGACCGGTTGGTGCCCAGTGTCCCCCCGGGACACACCGTTGCCCGGCTCGGTGGCGACGAGTTCGCGATCATCATCGAGGCCGGCCCGGAGACACCCGAGGACATCGCGGGCCGCGTGATGTGCGCCTTCGACGAGCCGTTCCACCTCGACGGTGAGGACGTCTACATGCACCCGAGTATCGGGCTGGCCGAAGCGCCCGGACTCGACGAACCGCCCATCAGCACCGAAGAACTGCTCAAGCGTGCCGATGTGGCGATGTACGTGGCGAAGCGCTCCGGGGTGGGCGGGGTTCAGGTGTTCGTTCCCGGCATGCAGATCGGCGAGGTGGGCACCACACCGGCGTGGGGTGACAGCGGGCAGATTCGCCTCCCACCGGTCTCGGAGATCCGGTTGCTCGGCGAGCTACGCCGGGTGGTCGACGGCGGCGACCTGCGACTGGCCTATCAACCGCAGATCTCGCTGGCGACCGGCGACATCGTCGGGGTGGAGGCGCTGGTGCGCTGGCCGCATCCCGATCTCGGGGTGCTGACGCCCCATCAGTTCCTGCCCCTGCTCCGGCGCAACGGATTGATGGGCGCGGTGACCGATCTGGTGCTGGAGCAGGCGGCCCGCGATGCCGCCGCCTGGTACCGGCCCGGGATCCGGGAGGTGCCGGTGGCCATCAACCTGTTCGCGCCGTCGTTCAACGACGCCACGCTGCCGGAGCGGATCGGAGCGGTGCTGGCCGGTCACGGCCTGCCGCCGGCTGCGGTGACCATCGAGATCACCGAGCACTATCTGCTCGCCAATGTGCGCCAGGCCCGCCATGTCATCGAGCAACTACGCGATGCCGGATTCCGGGTCTCCATCGACGATTTCGGCAGCGGCTACGCCACCATGAGCTACCTGCGGGATCTGCCGATCGACGAACTGAAGCTGGACCGCAATTTCGTGGCGCCGATGCTGCTGAACCCGAGGGCGGCAGCGATCGTGCATTCGGTGATCAAACTGACCCACACGCTGGGGATCACCAGCGTCGCCGAGGGTGTGGAGGATGCCGCGACCGCCGAACTGCTGCGCGGGTACGGCTGCACCGCGGCCCAGGGCAGCTATTTCGCCGAGCCGTCGTTCACCACTGCGCTGCAGGACAAGCTGGATGTCACGGCACCCGACATCAAGGAGCGGAGAGCAGCTCCGCCATCCGCGGTATGA
- a CDS encoding metallophosphoesterase family protein, with product MRLLLISDTHVPKRAKDMPARVWDAVDEADVVLHAGDWMAPDLLDRLHDRARLLVACWGNNDGEQLRARLPERADVTLGGLRFTVTHETGAAAGRDERMALRYPDTDVLVFGHSHIPWDTTASTGLRLLNPGSPTDRRRQPFCTYMTATVEGGALGAVTLHRL from the coding sequence ATGCGGCTTTTGCTGATTTCCGATACCCACGTGCCGAAGCGGGCGAAGGACATGCCGGCACGGGTGTGGGATGCGGTCGACGAGGCCGACGTCGTGCTACATGCCGGGGACTGGATGGCGCCCGACCTGCTGGACCGGCTGCACGATCGTGCGCGGTTGCTGGTGGCGTGCTGGGGCAACAACGACGGTGAACAATTGCGTGCGCGGCTGCCCGAACGTGCCGATGTGACCCTGGGCGGGCTGCGCTTCACCGTCACGCACGAGACGGGGGCGGCCGCGGGACGGGACGAACGCATGGCGCTGCGCTACCCGGACACCGATGTGCTGGTGTTCGGGCACAGTCACATCCCCTGGGATACGACGGCATCGACCGGCCTGCGGCTGCTGAACCCGGGCTCACCGACCGATCGACGGCGCCAGCCCTTCTGCACCTACATGACCGCCACGGTCGAGGGCGGGGCGCTCGGCGCGGTCACCCTGCATCGGCTGTAG